In a genomic window of Algoriphagus halophilus:
- a CDS encoding PAS domain-containing protein, with amino-acid sequence MILGRQFADSMSMPVFLVDTEGTLVFYNEPAEAILGLRFGETGSMPVEEWSTVFTPTDMDGKPLPPEGLPLVQTLSNRKPAHGSFYIKNLKGERHLITVTSIPLEGRPNRFLGAMALFWNSNFS; translated from the coding sequence ATGATTCTAGGTAGGCAATTTGCAGATAGTATGAGCATGCCGGTATTTTTAGTTGACACAGAAGGGACATTAGTTTTTTATAACGAACCTGCTGAAGCTATTCTTGGGTTAAGGTTTGGTGAAACCGGAAGTATGCCTGTGGAGGAGTGGTCTACGGTTTTTACTCCCACGGATATGGATGGTAAACCTTTACCACCAGAAGGACTTCCATTGGTTCAGACTTTATCGAATCGAAAACCGGCTCACGGTTCATTTTATATTAAAAACTTAAAAGGAGAACGCCATCTTATTACGGTGACCTCTATTCCATTGGAGGGAAGGCCAAATAGGTTTTTAGGAGCAATGGCATTATTCTGGAATTCTAATTTCTCATGA